In Alteribacter lacisalsi, a genomic segment contains:
- a CDS encoding GNAT family N-acetyltransferase, with amino-acid sequence MHGWQEKSRSIEMMIAPASLPGNRNSYTIEKLSDASEHIHFDEAARLLGSLDGWEDPSGQLRDYLLKFHMKAACITGNGSLLGAVMWDRVGESDFVRLEDVAVQPEAREKGIGTESVCVTKRV; translated from the coding sequence ATGCATGGCTGGCAAGAGAAGAGCCGCTCTATTGAAATGATGATTGCTCCTGCGAGCTTACCGGGGAATCGAAATTCATACACGATTGAAAAGCTGAGCGACGCGTCGGAGCACATTCATTTTGATGAAGCTGCCCGTCTGCTCGGTTCGCTTGACGGCTGGGAAGATCCGTCTGGTCAACTGAGGGATTATTTACTGAAGTTCCACATGAAAGCCGCCTGCATAACAGGAAATGGGTCACTTCTTGGAGCTGTAATGTGGGACCGGGTGGGTGAATCAGACTTTGTCAGACTCGAAGATGTTGCCGTTCAGCCGGAAGCAAGAGAAAAGGGAATCGGCA